The Callospermophilus lateralis isolate mCalLat2 chromosome 18, mCalLat2.hap1, whole genome shotgun sequence nucleotide sequence TGCTCCATGCTCAGTGCCCTGGGGGCCCTGTCCCCCTCACAGTTGGGGGGCAGGCTCTGCCCCCTGCCTGTCCTTGTGCTGCTGCTTTGGGGCCCCTTGGTGGGTGTGAGGAGGAGGGTTGGGTCCATCTGGTCCACCTCTGACCCTGTGCCCCTCTCTCCCCAGAAGGTGGAAGAGGTGGGTGCCTGGGCCCTGGTGGGGGAGGGCTAACCCCTCCCCCATGTCTCCCAGCCCCTGTCCCCTCCCCTCGGCCACCCTCTCCCCTTCAGCCCCTGTGAGGGGTGGGTGGGAGCATCACCTTCCCAGTTGAAGAGCTAAGTATTGAAATCTTCCTCTCTCCCCTTCTGTCCCCATTCCCCTGCTTCAGGGAAGGGGGGGTCAGTCCTTGTGCCACACTGGGTCCCCCTTGCCCCATCAAATTTCAGTACTCCTCACCACCCTCCATGCCCTGGCACCTCAGATCCCACTACTTCTAACTCTGCTCTCTCTTCTGTTGCATGTTTGATCCCTCTCCTGTTCTCTCCTCATCCTTGTCCTGTCCCTGTCTTGATCtcccctgtccctgtcccctctATCCTTGTCCTGTGCTCCTCTGTTCCTGTCCTGGTCTCTCCCTGTCCCTGTCCTGGTCTCCCCTGCCCTAGTCTCCCCTATCCTGTCCTGGTCTCCTCTGTCCCTGTCCTGGTCTCTCCTTGTCCCTGTCCTGGTCTCCTCTGTCCCTGTCCTGGTCTCCCCTGTCCTGTCCTGGTCTCCCCTGTCCTGGTCCCTCCTGTCCTGTCTTGATCCTCTGTCCCTGTCCTGATCTCTCCCTGTCTCTGTTCTTGTCCTGGTCTGTCCTCGTCTCTGTCCTGGCCTCtgcctgactctgtccttgacctCGGGGTCCAGGCTATCAGGGCGTCTGGGGCGCTCAGAGAGCCTGCGGGTGAGCGACCGCCGCCGGCCTTCCCGGGGCAGCCTCGGGGCTAAGGGCCGGGGTGGGGGCCGCTCCCGGAGCGACGTGGACATGGACCCCAGCTCCGCCACGGCCGTGCTTGGCCCTGCCCGACGAGCCACGTACGTCTCTCTCCCCATCCACTGAGGCAGCCCGGAGAGTCAGAGGGGGGGGTTGTTGCCAGTCATAGTGGGCAGCAGATGCTGAGGTCACTGGAAGCCAGCTATGATCGCAGACCTTGGAGGAGTGGGTGGGTCATTTCTGTCTGGAGTTTTGGGGACTGCTGTGCAGCATGGACCACCCTAGGGGCACAGGGAAGTTGAACACTAAGGAGTCAAAGACTCCTTCCTGGGGTGCCTCAGGCTGGGACTTATAAGGCCTCTGCCCACAGCCctgagcctggagatgagggggagCCAGGGCGGTCAGGACTAGAGCTGGAACCAGAAGAGCCTCCTGGCTGGCGGGAGCTTGTCCCTCCGGACATCCTCCTCAACCTGCCCAAAAGCCAGGTGAAGCGGCAGGAGGTCATCAGCGGTGAGTGCCATCCTTGACCGTCCTCCTGTGGCAGAGACATGTGGCATGTCCGTCTTAGTTTCATTTACCATCTGGAGTGCTGGGGAGCAGCTCGTTGCTAGCACAGGACAGCGGGTTACATGAATTACAGAGCAGCCACTTGATAGAACTTGAATGCAGCTATCGAAGCTATGTTTTCAGGGAATTTGGGGCTTGGGGCTTGAGATGTAGCTCATGGCAGCTCTTGCTCAGTGTGTGTGAGGCCTGGCTTTATCCCCAGCACTGCTAaaataaagtgccagaaacagtaTATAAAACTGCATTTCTAGTGTAAGCCTTTGTTTCCTTATTTGTGAAACATGGGCTCTAACACTTCCTTCTTCAGGATTGTCGTGAAGACGATATGAGCTTGAGAACATTCTGTGTAGTGCGGGGCACGGGGGGTGAGCATTTTAATGGGATTATTGTTATTAGTACAATCTTAATGGCTTAGGGGGAAAAGGTTCCCACAGGGAAAAGTTTGGGGAAATGATCGATGTATTAACAGGGCTTGCTTCTGGGTGGGGAGATGTGGGTGAATCTTGGTCTtgatttgtgtgtgcatgtgctttCTGATTGTGTGTGGGAAGGGGTGGCAAAAGTAGAAAACATTTGGAAGCTTGTTTGAAAGTTTATTTACAGGTTACTTAATAGTAGGAAAGATGCTCATTCAGAGTTTTTAGGGCACAGGTTGGGGGTATGCTCGGTGGTAGGGTACTTCTTAGTATGCAGTCTTGGGTTCATTCCACTGCATGGCAAAAATCAAAACCCTGAAGAATTTTTCAGATACAAAGTGAACACTTTTTGGATCACAAGCCCTTCTAAGATGATAAAAATGTAGACAGTACTATGTGATAGAAATCTCTGACATGATGGGAAATGTGCTTCATCTACGTGTCCAACATGGAAAGACCAGCCACATGTATGTCTTGAAATGTGGTAGATGCAACTGAGAACTGGATTCTTGtgtttcatttgcattttaattaatttaaatgtaaACAGATGTATCAGGCTAGTGGCTACCCCACTGGCCAGCATAGTAATTTCTCTCACCAGAAAAATATGCGTAACACACAAAATAGTGCATTTAGTTTCGGCAGACTTCAGGGGGCCCTGGAATTTGTGCAGGCACCCTCTAGGGGGATCCCTGGATCTGAGTTACCAATGGTAGGGAACCATCGTACCAGAAACCATGGCTGAGAAAATGGCTGGACGGTTGGACAGTATACACAGCTGCAGGCTTGCTGGTGTGGGTGCATACAACTCATCCTGGTTTGCCTAGGACTTTCTCAGTTTTGTTGTGTATTTtcgatgctaaggattgaacccagggcctcaggcacatTAGgccagcacttgaccactgagctacagcccccacTTGACTTCCCCAGTTTTATTACTGAAAGCCCCATGACCAGCAAATTGGGACCACTGCTCACTCTGGCTGGGAGAAGGGAAAGGCACTGTGGGTCAAGGAGTCCCCCTTGACTGTTTAAGGGGGCAGATGACCCCACCTAGAGAGTGTGTCCCCTACATCAACTCCTCGGGAACATTCCTTACCCGCTCTGGCTCGGGCCTCCCCTGTTCTTTCTCCCAGCCCCTTCTGAAGCCATCCCCCAGAGTTCACACTCTCCTGCTTTGGGGCCCTCCTGCAGAGCTTCTGGTGACAGAGGCAGCCCACGTGCGCATGCTGCGGGTGTTGCATGACCTCTTCTACCAGCCCATGGCCGATGGGGGCTTCTTCCCGCTGGAGGAACTGCAGAACATCTTCCCCAGCCTGGATGAGCTCATCGAGGTGCACTGTGAGTGTCAGGCCATAGCCCCTGCACCCCACCTGTCTTCCTCCTTGGAGGCCTCTGTAGACCTGGAATTCAGCCTGTTCTCCTTGAGCCCTACCATGGACAGCCTCTGTGCTACTGCTGGGGGCCACCTGTCTGGGGCCCCCAGACCTCATACCTCAGGGGAGCAGACATTCTGTTtaagctcacagaggccccaaggGTCAGACATAGACACCTGTGGCTGACTCCCACCTGAGTACTACAGACAACCTTCTAGGCCCTAACGGAGCACCTGCTTTCCTCACTGCTCCCACAGCCCTGTTCCTCGATCGCCTGATGAAACGGAGACAGGAAAGTGGCtacctcattgaagagattggagACGTGCTGTTGGCCAGGGTGAGAATGCCCTACCCAGTCCCTCATCCCAGCTAGGGGTCTGGTCCCCAGGCTTGTCCTACTTTAGACTCCTATCCTGCTTGAGATCCTATTTTGCCCATCCCCCCTGAGACCTTCCCTGGCCTGAATCTCGCTGTAGTTTGATGGTGCCGAGGGCTCCTGGTTCCAGAAAATCTCCTCCCGCTTCTGCAGCCGCCAGTCATTTGCCTTAGAGCAGCTCAAGGCCAAACAGCGCAAGGAGCCCCGATTCTGTACCTTCGTGCAGGTGAAGTGGGACCTGCActccaggtcccaggggaggatgGGGACCCTCGTGCACCTGGGATGAGCCAAACCACAGGCCACCCAGCGCTGATTCCCCACAGGATGCTGAGAGCCGCCCACGGTGCCGCCGCCTGCAACTGAAGGACATGATCCCCACCGAGATGCAGCGGCTGACCAAGTACCCCCTGCTCCTGCAGAGCATCGGGCAGAACACAGGTGCCAGGGGGCCCACGCCTCTGGGTTCTAATTTCCCTTCTCCAGCAGTGGCCGCTGAGCCGGGGGCTTCCAGGGTTGGGGTTCACTGCAGCCAGTCTGTCCCTTGCCCACAGAAGAGCCTACGGAACGGGAGAAAGTGGAGCTGGCAGCCGAGTGCTGCCGGGAGATTCTGCACCATGTCAACCAAGCCGTGCGTGACATGGAGGACTTGCTGGTGAGCCCTGGCCTGGCCCCAGCAAGAATGGGGTGTGGTATATGTGACTACCCTCATTTTGTCCAAAGATCAGACCAAACTGTCCCTCATGACTTGCCCTCCGGTCCATGGAGGTCAGGCCTGGCTCAGCTTGTCCCTCACAGGTTGGCCTTGCCTCTCAGCTCCTTGGGGTCACTGAGGGTCAGCCCCAGAACTTATCCCCATTACATTCTTCATTTCTGCCCCAGAGGCTCAAGGATTACCAGCGGCGCCTGGACTTGTCCCACCTGCGGCAGAGCAGCGACCCCATGCTGAGCGAGTTCAAGGTGGGCACTGCCTGTCTGCCCGTCCCCGTAGCTCAGCCAGGGCTGCTGCCCCCGGGATACTCTGACACACAGCCCACCCTGCCCGTCTGTTCATGTACCCAGTGCGCCTCTGCCCCCACCTCATTTCCAACCAGGCACCTGTGTCGACCCCTGCGTTTGATCCTGTGGCTATCCTAGTGGCcactctcctctcccctccccaatTTCCCTAACCAACCTTCACTCTTTCTCCTGCCCCAAGAACCTGGACATCACCAAGAAGAAGCTGGTGCACGAGGGTCCATTGACGTGGCGGGTGACCAAGGACAAAGCTGTGGGTGAGTGCCAGGTGGCAGTGGGGTGGGGTTAGTAAACAGGGTGGAGGGGTTGGGGTGAGCATCTGCTGGACTTGCCCCACAGAGGTCCACGTGCTGCTGCTGGACGACCTACTACTACTGCTCCAGCGCCAGGACGAGAGGCTACTGCTCAAGTCCCATAGCCGGACGCTCACGCCCACACCTGACGGCAAGACCATGCTGCGGCCTGTGCTGCGGCTCACCTCCGCCATGACCCGCGAGGTGGCTACCGGTGAGTGTAGCAGTGGTATAAGCTCAGGGCAGGTCCCCCATGGGGTGAGTCATGGACCCTCTAGAGGGCCAGGGAGACCACTCTGATCTTTGTAGCGGTCAAGAAGAGGCCTGCTGGGCCTGGGgcccagtggcagagtgcttgcctagcacatgtgaggcactggtttcactccttagcaccacataaagtaagtaaataaaaaggtattggCTGGCTGAGGCAGAGATAAGCAGGCCAGGTAGGGGCATATTAAAATAGAGGGGAATTGCCCCCAGTGCCTGGCCTGCCCTGAttggtattttttttcccctggtactggagattaaacccaggggcactttgccactgagtcacaaaatacttttttatttagagacaggctctcactaagttgcttagggcctcatgaagttgctgaagctggccttggacTTACAGTTctcttgctttagcctcctgagttgctgggatcgcAGGCGTGTGCGCTCGCTCTGATCAGCATTTTGACAAGACACTGTGGCTGACTGCATGGGAATTGTAGGGAGCCCGGGGAGGAGGAATTTGTAAATATACTGCTAAGAAGTTGCACTGAGGTCCTGGATGGTGGGAGTGGCAGGATTGAGGGGTGGCTGGAGAGCTTCTATAGGTGGAGTGGCCAGGGACCGGCCACAGCGTCAGATCAGGGGCTAGGGACAGCGGACAGCGAAGGGATAGGGTGGGGGTAGCCCTGGGTATCTGCAGGACAGTGAGGGTGCATTGCAGCACAGGGCTTCCCAGCCTTCAGCCTGTGCTGAGGGAGGGGTGCACATGGGGACCCTGGCCCTGAGCACTGTCTCCTATCTCCTCCCCCCCTACAGATCACAAAGCCTTCTACGTCATTTTTACCTGGGACCGAGAGGCCCAAATATATGAGCTGGTGGCACAGACCGTGTCAGAGCGGAAGAAGTAAGAGGGGGGCCTCTGGGTTCAGTGTGGGAATGGGAGGCATCGCTCAGTGTCTAGGGGCACTGACTGCCCTGGACTTTGGCCTGTCTCCCCAGCTGGTGTGCCCTCATTACTGAGACTGCTGGATCCCTGAAGGTCCCTGCCCCTGCCTCCCGCCCTAAACCCCGACCCAGCCCAAGCAGGTGAGGAGGGCCATAGAGGGAGCTGGAGGGACAGAATGGCTTCCCTTGCAGCCCCAGAACCCAGGCCCAAGCCCTGACTCAGCAAGTGCGAGCATGAGCGTAcgagtgtgcatatgtgtgtaccAGTCCTGCCACGACCTGGCTGTGTCCTGTTTCCAGGTCTCTCTGTCTCCATCTCCAGACCTCCCCATCTTCAGCTTTCTGTTCCCTGCCCCTGCTGCCCCCCAGGGACAGGGGTGTGGGGTCACCCAGTACTTCCTCCCCACAGCACCCGGGAACCCCTGCTCAGCAGCTCTGAGAATGGCAACTGCAGCCGAGAGATGCCTCCAGCTGACGGTGAGACCAGGGCTTCATGGGTAATGGGAGGTGTCCAGGGGCTTCATGGGTAATGGGAGGTGTCCAGGGGAGCCTGACCGGGTCTGACACCCTCCCTTCCCCCACGCAGCCCGGACTGAGAGAATCCTCAGTGACCTCCTGCCCTTCTGCCGACCAGGCCCTGAGGGCCAGCTTGCTGCCACAGCCCTTCAGAAAGGTAGCCCAGCCCTGCCCTTTCCAGGGTGGCCTCCAGCCAGCCGAATAGCACCTCTGTTGGAACTAGAAAAAGTCTTCCCCCTTTCAGATTTCTTCCATGTCCAGCAGCTAGAAAACAAAAGCACCAACCCACCCAACCTGCACCACCATCCTGGGTGGCAGAGTGCCTCGTCCTCCTGAGGCCACCATCCTCACTTGACCCTGAATTCAGCTGCTCCCTCCCCAGCACCCTCCTACCCCATTCCAGCCCCAACCTCCAGCCTCACCTCTGTTCCCTCTTGAATCTCCAGCCCCATCTGTTTAGCCCAGCAGGCCCTTGGCCTGTGCCCTCCCCACCCACCTGAGGCTCAGCCCAGAGCCCCTGCCCCTCATGACTCTGTCCCCTGTGCCCCCACACCCCGGCCCTGCTCCAGTGCTGTCCCTGAAGCAGCTCCTGTTTCCTGCTGAGGAAGACAACGGGGCTGGGCCTCCTCGGAATGGGGATGAGGTGCCAGGTGGCAGCCCTCTGGACCCAGCGCAGACCCAGGAAATTCAAGAGAACCTGCTCAGCCTGGAAGAGGCCATAAAGCAGCTAGAGGTACATCGGGTGAGGGGGAACCTGGGTGTGCTCGGGAAGGAAGGGCACCCCTTCACCGACGACCCTTCTTCAGGAATTGGAGGAGGAACTGTGCCGCCtgcgacctctcctgtctcagctcgGGGGGAATACTGTCCCCCAGCCTGGCTGCTCCTGAGGCCCCTGCCCAGGCAGGTGAGCGGGGGAGCCCGGAGCCGGGGTGCTACCCTGAGAGGGGCTAGAGCAGCATGGGGTCCCTGCAGCCCTAGtgtctcctctcccttccctgctCCTCCGCCTCCCACCCCCTCCATCTCCCTACTTCTCCCAGTTTACTTCTCTGTTTGCTCAGCCCTTTTTCTCTCCTCTGCTTTTGTCCATCTCTTGCTGTCTCCCTCCATTCTCTCCCTGTTTCCCTTCTCCTCCATCCCCCAGGCCTTTCGCAAGAAGGAGAGAATGGGGGAGAGGACGTGAGGGGGCCCACCCCACAGCTGCTGCAGCGTCTCACACCCCCAAGGGCCTGAGGAGAGGGAGCGGGCTGCCAGCCATGCCTGGGAGGGGCCCGGCTGGGGTCCCTGTCTCCCCACCGGCCTGGGCCTTCTCTCCCTCCTGCCTTGTCAGGGGACTCAGGGCTTCATTCTGGGGGCACCACCATGACCCCCACCACTTCCCAGGCCATCTCAGTATTGCCTGTGGGGGCCACCCCCCCATTCCCCACCCCTAAGTGCCTTTGCTCTGTTTTTGTATCCTGAATTGgaggtttattttttaatatatattatctaAGGAGACAACTGTGCGTGTGAGGGGTGGGCAGAGCCCAGTGTGGCAGCGTCTGGGCCCCTCCGTGACTGCCGACCTCCGACCTCGACTTCTGGGTCTGACCCACCACATCGCCGCCGTGGCTCCTGCTGCCCTTGAGTCGTTCATTCAGTCCTTCTCATTAACaattctcatacacacacacacacacacacacacacgatatgAGGAAGGCCCCTGCCCCCTTCCCAGCCCCCATTCATCCAGAATGCTGGGCACcccaggtctccctctgttcttttatttttgtagtaAACTCTGTAGGTGGCTCTGGAGGTCATGGGGAGCTGGTGGGGAGGGGGCCCCTCCTGGGTAGGGGCTGGGGGCGGGGTTATTGCTCTGAGCTCCCTGTCCCCAGGGGGGCCTGTGTGAGGGTATCAGGATGGGGGCCAGCACAGGGGGTTGGAGACACGGCCACACAAACACGCAGGTCACAGCACAGGGGTGGGCAGGGGAGGCTGGGCGCCGTATTGCACTTTGGGAgtggggccaggcggggaccccccTCAAACTGGAGCCTGGGGAGGAGGCTGGAGGCCattttcttccctccccctccaTGGAGGGGAAGGCGAGACCCCCACtctggggttgggagggagactGGGCTCTGGGAGGGTGCCGGGGCCTGGTCCTAGGCCTTGGCTGACATCGAGGGCAGACCAGATGGCAGAGGCTTCATGGGTGGCTGTCCTGGTCCCCACCTCGGCAGAATCCATCATCCCACGCTGGCTCAGCTGCCGGTCCCCCCTTTGCCTGCCTTGGCTTTGGGAGACACCTGGAGGCCCTCATCACCCTCGCTGTCAGAGCTGCAGCCGCTGACATCAGTAATCTCCAGTTCTGAgtcactgtcttcctttctgcccAGCGTGGTCTCTGGACCCCCCGCTCCTGGCAGTGCCAGGCGAGGGGCTGCCACCAGCCCTGAGGGGCGTTCAGGACCCGGGCCCTCCCCAGTCGCAGCCAGCAGGGGTGCAGCTGTGGGGCCTCCCCCTGCTCCTGTGGAAGGCAGGTGGCCCAGGGAACTGGCCAGGGAGTTGGGGTAGAAATGTGGGGGAtagagagaaggggagagcttgggGAAGGGGCCTGTGAGGTATGGGTTAAAGTTCCAGGGGTACTCAGGGAAGGCGCGGCTGTAGGGACCCAGCAGGCCGGGGGGCTTGGAATAGCCAGTGGTACCTGGGGGGCACAGGGGATGGGTCAGGCCGGGCCACTCCCCCTGGGGCCTGCCTGCATGGGAGTTGGTAAAGGGTGCCACTTCCCGCCACATCCATCCCGTTCTCGCTTTTGTCCTCCCACTTGACTCCACAAGGCTTCCTCCCTCTCCACCTCCTCCCTTCTCGCACTGTTTCCCATCCCTTTAGTACCCCTGAAGCCTTTCCCCCCACCTTGACCCCTATCTTGTCACCGCCTCCCCCGCCTCCTCCCTCTACCCGCTCTCCTGGTCTTTGCTCCTCTTCCCTCATACATGCGCAGATCTCCCCCAGGGCCCCGAGGCTCTTACCAGAGCCCAGGAACGGGAAAGGGCTGTCCAGCCGCAGTTTGTCTGTCTCTGGGGTAAACAGGGGTGTCCGAGCCCCCGGCTCTCCCAGGCGTGGGGCAGAGAAGAGGGTCTGCAGGGCCTGGAGGGGGAGGTGGCACCACTCAGACTGCCCCCTCCCAGGGGGTTCATGGCAGAGGGGGCACCAGACATCCCCATTCCAGTTCTGGGATCCCATTATCCAAACTCACCTCTGGGGTGAGGGGAGGAGCATCTGGCCCAGGGCCCCCTGCAAAGGGACCAGGGGTCAACAAGAGTGGGGATCCAGTGGCAGCAGCTGCTACATCCAGCAGTGGGTAATTGACTAGCACGACTTTGCTGAAGTTGAACTTGTAGGTGAACCTCTTGCCTTTGGTCTTGTGGAGGATGCGCTTGTTGTAGTAGTAACTGTGGGGAGAGGAGGCGGCCTTTAGGGCTTTCTAGCACAGGCTCTGTGCCCACAGagtggagaaactgaggctcacagaAGTCCCCTAACCAAGGTCATGGGGCAAGGAAGGGTGAGGCAGAGCTGGGATCTTGTCCTGCATGGCTCCAGGGTCCAGAGCTGGGGATCCTTGCTGCCCTTCTGCTCACAAGGAATTTGGGGATCCAACAGGATTTGGCCCCAGGATGTGAAGGGAAAGCCCCCAGGGGGTGGGGACCTGAGGGAAATTGAGGGGAGAAGCTGGTGAGATAGGAATCAGGCCCACAGCCCCTCCTCACCGCAGGGCCCGGCTCAGCTTGTCATAATTCATGTGGGGCTTGCACTTGCGGATGCCCCAGAGCCGGGCCACTTCATCAGGGTCCTTGATGACGAACTCCCCGTAGTCCCCCTGCCAGGCGATGACACCCTGGTACTCCTCCTTCTGCAGCAGCTCCAGGATAAAGTGCCACAGCTGGATCTGCCTCGAGCCAGGGGATGACTCCGGCTTGTAGGCCCAATCCGGGAAGGCAAACCCTGGGGACGGGAGGCAGGGAGTGGCCTGGATGGGGACGCCAAGTCAGAAGCTCCAGGCTGGACTGAGCGACCAGAGAGGCCACCAGTGCTGCTCTGACGCCAAAGGAACAGCCACCCAGCCTCAGGCACCTCCAGACCTGCCCCGGTGGTGTGTCCAGTCCCCCAGCTGCCCAAAGGGGGAGGGCCCTGAGTGGTCCTCCCAGCCTGCTCCTCTACCTGGGCACAACTACCCAGGTTCAGCAGGGGAAGGGGTAAGGATGTGATTTCCTGCCTCCATGATCAGGGAGGAGTAGCAGGGACGGACATCTTCCACAGTGGTAGCCATTCTCCCTACTGCCCCAGGAGGCTTCTGGCGTTCTGGCACCCTGAAACGCGCTCAGCTCTTGCTGTCTTCTGTAGCCTAGTCCCttgccctctgctcctccccactCCCCGAGGCTCCCGGCACACTCTGGCTAAGCCTTGGCATATCTGTCTCTGCACCTACCTGAGTGCGTGTACTCTTCATGTCCCTGTGTCCCCACCCACCCACTGTGTCCATGCTCAGGTCTTGCATGTCCACTTGTGTGATCTTGTGTGCCCGTGTGTTCCCGCACTTGCAGCACATCACATACACTACACCAGGGAAGGTGGACACGCCAGTGTGCCACACTCCTGCCGAGGACCACCCATGCAGGCACACCAGACATGGCTACCCGAGACAAGGCTGCGTCATGCCAACGACCCAGCACTGCACACCCCACCTGTCACAACACAGTTACACATCTCAGGTGCCTCAGAACTGGGACCCCCCGAACAACCGTGTGACAAGAGACATAGGGACCCAAAGGCCCCAATGACAAAAGCAGTGTTGGAAATGGAATCAAGACATCCGGGGCCTCAGATGCACAGCCTGACAGGTGGACACAGCCACACTGCATAGCAGAGCAGCctccaaacccacacccacaggaCCCACCTGTCAGCACCTGCCACAGCTCACTCGGAGCCACTGGTCTCACACTCGGGGGTTGGGTCCCACTCCACATACACCCAGAAAGGGTGCAAAGAGGGGTTCTTGCCCACCCCTAAATCTCACCTCCCAACCAGAAGGTCCTAAGCCCTGAGTCCAGCTTCTGTGCCAACTCCTATGCCGTATTCTCTGTCCCTTTCCTCTCTGCTCAGAGACCCCAGACCCAGGCAAGGAGGAGCAGGCTGGGGAGGGAGGGCAATGGCCTGTGGGTTGGGGCAGGAACCTGCAAAGCTGCGAGACCGGATCCCCTATCCACTTGCTATGTGGCCACTGGGCAGACCCTTGCTCTTGCTGTCTTAAGGTTCTAGGGCGGgaagcaggaggagcagggccccatGGGGCTGGTGTGTTGAAATGGGGGCTGAGGCTCCCCTGCTGGAAGGCCAGGCACTTTTCTCCCTCCCCGAGGGGAGAATTTTATCCAATTCTTTTGGGGCCTTCCAATTCCTTTGTCACCTTTGATGACAGGCTCAGTCAAGACTAAAGCCCTAGCCCATTCCACAACCAGAGCACATCCTACCCGGGAAGCAATATAACCCAAGATGACAATGCAAAACCCAACCCCGAAGACCACCTGCCCTGTACCCGCAACCTCCAATGCACCACCAAGACATGACACATGGCTAGAGGATCCCACCTCAGTGGTCAAAGGCACATGCACTGACAGGCAACCCCAGGATCCAGTCACACACACCCCTGGGCTAAAAATGAGACGCAGCCAGAACATAGACCCAGGGGCACATCCACCCACACAGCCCAAAATGTACCAAGATGTCCCTGGAATGCCACAGAGCATACCACAGACCCCAGGAAATGGGCAAAGCCTCTTCACCCCACTGAGGCAGAGGGACACTCAACTCGGCGGGTCAGCAGACGCCCCCCTCACACACAAGCCTAAAATGTCCACCTGCCTGCCAGTCCAGAGACAGAGGTGGCCTCCGCCACGTGCATACAAGCAGGGACCCAAGCTCACACAAAGACGGGAGATGCATGCAGACACTTGCCTAGTGTGACCACTTTCTCCAGAAACACTGAAGTGTGACAAAGGGACACACTCCAAATGAGACCTCAAACAACCAGACAGCCTCAGTCTCCCTCTCTCACTGGCACA carries:
- the Arhgef1 gene encoding rho guanine nucleotide exchange factor 1 isoform X4 translates to MEDIARGVAPGPPRPGLVPISIIGAEDEDFENELEASSEEQNSQFQSLEQVKRRPAHLMAFLQHVALQFEPGPLLCCLHADMLGSLGPKETKKAFLDFCHSFLDKTAVLRVPAPSSVTFELDRTRPDLLSEDVQRRFMQEVVQNQQATVGRQLEDFRSKRLMGMTPWEQELAQLEAWVGRDRASYEARERHVAERLLTHLEEMQHTISNDEEKSAAVVTAISLYMRHLGVRTKSGDKKSGRNFFRKKMMGNKRSDEPPKTKKGLSSILDAARWNRGEPQAPDFRHLKSEVDAEKLGPTDRKGALGIPSRDRNVGTSGQDTPGVPLHPLSGDSPDRELGVDAPLDLGDPPPQGTVNLEPPAPPESTEESAETESPEPGDEGEPGRSGLELEPEEPPGWRELVPPDILLNLPKSQVKRQEVISELLVTEAAHVRMLRVLHDLFYQPMADGGFFPLEELQNIFPSLDELIEVHSLFLDRLMKRRQESGYLIEEIGDVLLARFDGAEGSWFQKISSRFCSRQSFALEQLKAKQRKEPRFCTFVQDAESRPRCRRLQLKDMIPTEMQRLTKYPLLLQSIGQNTEEPTEREKVELAAECCREILHHVNQAVRDMEDLLRLKDYQRRLDLSHLRQSSDPMLSEFKNLDITKKKLVHEGPLTWRVTKDKAVEVHVLLLDDLLLLLQRQDERLLLKSHSRTLTPTPDGKTMLRPVLRLTSAMTREVATDHKAFYVIFTWDREAQIYELVAQTVSERKNWCALITETAGSLKVPAPASRPKPRPSPSSTREPLLSSSENGNCSREMPPADARTERILSDLLPFCRPGPEGQLAATALQKVLSLKQLLFPAEEDNGAGPPRNGDEVPGGSPLDPAQTQEIQENLLSLEEAIKQLEELEEELCRLRPLLSQLGGNTVPQPGCS